The Arachis duranensis cultivar V14167 chromosome 9, aradu.V14167.gnm2.J7QH, whole genome shotgun sequence genomic sequence CGGGCTCATATACtagtattaatataaattaagtattattaataataattattataaaccAAATCGGATTTAGTTTAgatattagaatatatatttttattgtcgtcgactaataataataattagatttaattttaaatttatttgagtttaacattctatttatactaaacgaATGGAAATTGTTATTAagaaataaataggatttagatattagaaaatatagttttgatagaaataatagtaataaatagATGTATATTTTAGATTCATTTAAGATTCATTAATTATGTTATGTTACTTATGTGATAATGAGAAGTTCATTAATTATGTTATGTTGCTTATGTGATAAAGAGAAGGGTAGAATGTTAAATATTGTATGTTAATTAAGTATGGTTATAGTTGATTAATGTGATATATAGTAATATTTTGTAGGGTTTACGGATGTTAATATGTGATCATTATTTGTCACCGGATCCATATAATCCAATTATGGTGGGGCATTTGCGGGAGACAGGATTTTATCACGTTTCTCATATCGGAGTTGTCCAATGTCAGTTGGCATTGGTTAATGATCTGATCGAGAGATGGCGGCTCGAGACTCATACCTTCCATTTTCCAATTGGTGAATGTGCCGTGACGTTGGAGGACGTGTCGGTAATATTTGGCCTTCCGACAAATGGTATTCCAGTAACAGGACCGACTCTGAGTAGTTATGAGGCATTAGAAGTCGAATGCCTCCAACATTTTGGTGTTGCACCCAGGAAGACAGAATGTAGAGGAAGTTTCGTAAAGTTGACTTGGTTTCGGAGACTGAAGGAGAATTTAGTCTTAGATAATGATATACATATTCAGAGGTACGTAAAGTGCCACATAATGTTATTATTTGGGACAATTATGTTTGCGGACAAGTCTGGGACAGGAGTGCACTAGAAATTTCTGCCGTTGCTCCGTAACTTCGGCGGGATCAGAGAATTTAGTTGGGGTTCGGCATGTTTGGCGCACTTGTATAGAGCATTGTGTAGGGCTACTCGTGTCGACTGCAAGGAGATTGATGGACCGCTGACCCTTCTGCTTGCCTGGGCTTGGATTCGTTTACCATTTCTCTCACCGATACCAGACAATCCTCGAGTCTTTCCGCTTGCAAACAGGTAAGTTCAAGCATCACATGCTTTGAATAAGTGCATCACGTTTTAGTTGATAGTTTtatcataaatatttatataacgTGCTGTATAATGTCAGCTGGCGTAATTGGGACCGTGATCAGCGGCCTTACAGATATCATTCTCTGGATCACTATAGAAGGGTATTGGATGATCTGCAGGAAGGACAAGTATGTGATATTcagttaattttatatttttgattaGCCGTGTTATTATCTGGTGTGTAATATTCTGTTAGCTTCAATGTGTTCAGTTTGTTTGGAAGGCTTATGCAATTGATCGCATTAAGGCGGGTGTGATTCCGGCTGACATCCGCCACCACTCGGTTATTTAGAGTGCAACCGTGTCGCTGATCTCATTTGAATGCATTGAGTGGCATGCGTCTGACAGGTTGAGGAGACAGTTTGGTTTGAGTCAGGGTGTGCCTCATCAAGCGCGGGACCTAGGTGATGCACATGGCGAGGTCTTGACTAGACCTAAGAATGATGATTGGTCCGATGTGCACTTATTCTGGGTGATGCAATGGACGAATCGGTATAGTCACATTCTTGCTGATCCACTGGTTCCATTACATAATCCTTTGGATATTTACATGCAATGGTATTGGGGGACATATGGTGCCCACTTGCAACTGACCGATCTCGCAATTCAAGAGAATCAAGAGGGCCATCCAGCGGATGATCAGGAGAACCAACAACAGCAACCAGAACCGATGCCTCCATCACCGCCCCCACCGCCACCCCTAGTTTCTCAGCCAGTAACACAAGAGGAGCCTCAGTCATATATTCCTCAGACTCAGCCTGCAGATTACTTTACTCCATTGGTTCCATTACATCAACAGTATTAGGGTGTTCCACATTTTGACTCAGGAGAACAAGCCTCGTTTAGCCAGTTACTTGGATTCATGGCTCTGCAGCATTCGAGTGGTATTGCTTCAGGTAGGATGTCCTTAGACTCGAGAGCTTGACACCACACATTCTCATCACATTCTGGAGGTCGACATTCTATTGATTCAAGTAGGAGTGATGCTGCCATCGGAGGTATCATACAAAGCGAGAACCCACAACGTATTCCGATGAGTCTAATTCATGAGAGTAATAAGGCAGCTGATGATGAGGCTGATGACTATCTAGTAGATCATCTAGATGAGAACGAGGATGaggatgatgacgatgatgagaatgaggatgaagatgatgacgatgatgagaATGAGGATGAAGATGAGAATGcagatgataatgatgatgactCCCACGGCGACGATCCAGCGCCTAGTGcagataaaataatttattcggGTGAATACAAGGTATAAGCTATATTTAATTGAGTTATACATATTATTAGAGTTTGTTGTATTTTGATAGGTACAGCCACAAGCGAAAAGGAAAAAGGCTATGACCTTAGGATTGATCCTCCACGCCGAAGCGCTAATAGATATACTCCGTCTGCTTTTAAAAGGGTAGCAAAGAAGTGCAAAAAGCATAGTTGTAAGAACCGAACCGGTGATCAAACCGGTCAGGTTATTGGTTCACTgatttattggttcaaccgataAACTGCTGGTTGAACCAATAAAACCGGtttcacataaataaaaaatataaaatactaaaaatagtcATAAACAGAAAGTTTATCACACTTTTTTTTCGATTATTGTTAGGAATCTCGACCCAAAGGGGAGGATTGTTTAGACAAATTACAAACGACTCATAATCTCAAAAAGACTATCTCCTAAACACCTATTATACTTAATCACCTAAAGAGACATTTTCCTCAAACAATCCACATAACCATTTCATTAATCTCCGTAGTGTTTCTTCGGCATTGCCATCAAGACACTAGAAAActaattatatatgtaaaattatatCTGCTAAATCATATACAACACATATTACTAGTTATACCAGATCACACAGAATTCATCACTATCTTTTGCTATTTGTCTCCAATTCTCAAGACAGTGTAGTCCTAAACCTCAATTACCAATCCAATCTATTTAAACTCAACTCcacaaaatttttaaaccaTAATTCTGCATAAGAAAACAATTTTATTACACACAGAAGCTATACTACTCAAAATATGCGTACACTTAAAGTTCATCACATTTATTAGAGAATGATTGGAGTAAATCCTATGTATAGGAAGAAAAGGGAAATTGCATACCATATAggtgaaaaattaaattttgtccTTCATTCTACATTATCTATGTATGCATCATTCTTCATAAATCAAAAGTGCTAATATATGTGGGGGGAAGAGGAGATAAAGATTTAACTTTGGAGCAACGAATGGAAAATATCTTACCATGCAAACGAAACTCAAGTGTTTTATTTGGCACAAACTCATAAACAAGCATCCTTTGGCCACCTGAGACACAATATCCAACTAGGGAATCAAGTCCAGATGTACTTGTACTTTTCATGTTGtaatttgtttgttacaaaacatttaTTGAACTGGAAAATTTAGTTATATTGCTgcatattatttaaattacttaCTGTATCTGGCCAATTTATCACTTAGGAGATGCTTACTAATTCATGTTTTCAGTGCTTTTCTTTTGCAGAAATTTTGCTTTCAGGGTAGGTTCATATTTGGACCAGATGTGAGATCATTGGCACTGACAATTCTACTCATTGTTGCTCCTGTTGCAGTTTTCTGTGCCTTTGTTCATATTTCAACAAGCATGTTCATCCCAgaaattttaagttttcaacACAGAATAGAATAACATAGGAGAAGTGCAGTTTAAAGTTGCTGGATAAAATAGGAGAAGTGCAGTTTAAGGTTGCTGGAGAACAGAGACGAAGTGCAGAACAACATTATTCATAAGTCATAACAGCGAGAAGTGCAGAACAGAGGAGAACTGGAGCTAACCTGTTTGACAGAGCAGAAGAGTGAGGCAACGGCGAGGGCGACGGCGCAGCAACGGTGAGGCAACGGCGAGGGCGACGGCGCGGAAACGGCGACGGCGATGAGAAACAGGGACGAAGCGGAGCCGCGGGTCTGTTCTGTTCCTTCAGACTTCAGAATAGGTGTCCGGCGGTGAGACGAAGAAGACGACGGCGGGCGGCTGGCGGCGGTGGCTGGGGGAGTGACACTGTGACAGAGTGAGGTGAGGTGGTGGCA encodes the following:
- the LOC110274955 gene encoding uncharacterized protein LOC110274955, whose translation is MKKKIVYAVPQTPLPAFTFHFSPNPNPLTANPLCHHLTSLCHSVTPPATAASRPPSSSSSHRRTPILKSEGTEQTRGSASSLFLIAVAVSAPSPSPLPHRCCAVALAVASLFCSVKQAQKTATGATMSRIVSANDLTSGPNMNLP